The following are from one region of the Deltaproteobacteria bacterium genome:
- a CDS encoding DNRLRE domain-containing protein: protein MDMSTSRAAGCARAIEVERDASPGGNHDVHREALRRLPGIVGHGGRGKRVRAAVLHPPGRRRADRSAERVPPVLHRFERRRRRPVPRPRLRSRAHGPRSDPPDLVPGQLPGGVLLLPGRVEDRRVRTVQGPVRGRRGGVVQQRSGAACRRSGRLHPHPDPHLAAHALRRVHGHASPRGECAAGRCGRGHRPHRGRRQAAARLRGGRHDRRRRSVPDLPGRPGPAGTGADGQPRRGPERHGELLRHELLHDRGAGTAGRASGGVHRPVHAQRPEGRHDPFEDCDDHNTESGDCCSPTCGFESAGAPCAAKQCVDAMTCDGAGECKGGSSKAGPCDDGNACTSGDTCVDGDCVGGSELDCDDGNSCTTDECDHSEGCVHVPNNLPCDDDGSDDGNDMCRDGGTCVDGACVHRPVDCDDGNECTTDGCDRSQGCWHTSNSLSCDDGDACTMGDTCADGACVGGRARDCDDGNGCTTDSCDRSWGCMHSPNSLPCDDGDACTVGDTCTDGACVGAVPPCTASKVVGKVLADTSVDASAPTKNFGTATQLHVDAGPSVPSARGGLRRTFLRVQVSGVGSQRVSAAHLRLKVATTTNANSVTGGRIHRISSCGWNERTMTSATQPPIDGPVVSEVGAVGLGQTADFDVTSAITGDGVYCFAIESASTDGVDYLSREAKKGKPVLTVDASCACGAPSPAGTIEADVFASSAHPATNLGASPLLSVDSGIVAVERTFLRFRVSGVGGRPVASAHVQLQVSDVVDSESLTTGGSIHPISDCAWDERAVTWSNQPAIDGPALFTAGPVARGQVVDFDVTSAVSGDGVYCFALDNPTNDGADYNSREAASGQPALVIGVTR, encoded by the coding sequence ATGGACATGTCCACCTCGCGCGCAGCCGGCTGCGCAAGGGCAATCGAAGTCGAGCGAGACGCATCGCCGGGGGGTAATCATGACGTCCATCGTGAAGCGCTTCGGCGCCTGCCTGGCATCGTTGGTCATGGGGGTCGCGGCAAACGCGTACGCGCAGCCGTGCTCCACCCACCTGGCCGGCGTCGGGCCGATCGATCCGCAGAACGGGTTCCCCCAGTACTACATCGATTCGAACGACGTCGCCGTCGGCCCGTGCCTCGACCTCGACTGCGATCCCGGGCTCACGGTCCCCGATCCGACCCGCCCGATCTCGTTCCCGGACAACTTCCCGGTGGAGTTCTACTACTCCCGGGCCGTGTCGAAGATCGACGGGTCCGGACCGTTCAAGGCCCTGTACGTGGCCGCCGTGGAGGGGTCGTTCAACAACGGTCAGGTGCCGCTTGCCGGCGATCAGGTCGTCTTCACCCGCATCCGGATCCGCATCTCGCCGCTCATGCCCTTCGCCGAGTACACGGTCACGCATCCCCACGGGGTGAATGTGCTGCAGGCCGATGCGGACGGGGCCATCGACCTCACCGAGGACGTCGGCAAGCAGCCGCTCGACTTCGAGGCGGCCGTCACGACCGGCGACGTCGGTCCGTTCCTGACCTTCCTGGACGGCCCGGTCCCGCCGGGACCGGGGCTGACGGGCAACCCCGGCGCGGACCAGAGCGTCACGGGGAGCTCCTGCGGCACGAACTTCTTCATGATCGAGGGGCCGGGACTGCCGGACGAGCTTCCGGCGGCGTTCACCGACCAGTTCACGCTCAGCGGCCGGAAGGTCGTCACGACCCGTTCGAGGACTGCGACGACCACAACACGGAGTCCGGCGACTGCTGCTCGCCGACCTGTGGGTTCGAGTCGGCTGGCGCGCCGTGCGCCGCGAAGCAGTGCGTCGACGCCATGACCTGTGACGGCGCCGGCGAGTGCAAGGGCGGCAGCTCCAAGGCGGGCCCCTGCGACGACGGCAACGCCTGCACCTCCGGTGACACGTGCGTCGACGGCGACTGCGTCGGTGGCTCCGAGCTCGACTGCGACGACGGGAACTCGTGCACCACCGACGAGTGCGACCACTCCGAGGGCTGTGTGCACGTCCCGAACAATCTCCCGTGCGACGACGACGGCAGCGACGACGGTAATGACATGTGCAGGGATGGAGGCACGTGCGTGGACGGAGCCTGCGTTCACAGGCCGGTCGACTGCGACGACGGCAACGAGTGCACCACCGACGGCTGCGACCGCTCGCAGGGCTGCTGGCACACGTCGAACAGCCTCTCCTGCGACGACGGTGATGCTTGCACGATGGGCGACACCTGCGCGGACGGGGCCTGTGTCGGTGGCCGCGCGCGCGACTGCGACGACGGCAACGGGTGCACCACCGACAGCTGCGACCGCTCGTGGGGCTGCATGCACAGCCCGAACAGCCTCCCGTGCGACGACGGCGACGCCTGCACCGTCGGCGACACGTGTACGGACGGCGCCTGCGTCGGAGCTGTGCCGCCGTGCACGGCGAGCAAGGTGGTCGGGAAGGTGCTGGCCGACACGTCGGTGGACGCGTCGGCCCCGACGAAGAATTTCGGCACGGCGACGCAGCTGCATGTCGACGCCGGACCGTCGGTCCCGTCCGCGCGAGGCGGGCTCCGGCGCACCTTCCTGCGGGTGCAGGTGAGCGGCGTCGGGAGCCAGCGCGTGAGCGCAGCCCACCTCCGTCTGAAGGTGGCGACGACGACCAACGCCAACAGCGTGACCGGCGGTCGCATCCACCGGATCAGCAGCTGCGGATGGAACGAGCGCACGATGACCTCTGCGACGCAGCCGCCGATCGACGGCCCGGTGGTATCGGAGGTCGGCGCGGTGGGGCTCGGCCAGACGGCGGACTTCGACGTGACCTCGGCCATCACGGGGGACGGAGTCTACTGCTTCGCCATCGAGAGCGCTTCGACCGACGGGGTCGACTACCTCTCGCGCGAAGCGAAGAAGGGCAAGCCCGTGCTGACCGTCGACGCCAGCTGCGCGTGCGGCGCGCCTTCACCCGCGGGCACGATCGAAGCCGACGTCTTCGCCTCGTCGGCCCACCCGGCCACGAACCTCGGGGCGAGCCCCCTGCTCAGCGTGGACAGCGGCATCGTGGCGGTCGAGCGCACCTTCCTCCGCTTCCGCGTGAGCGGCGTCGGGGGCCGGCCCGTCGCGTCCGCCCACGTGCAGCTCCAGGTGTCGGACGTCGTGGACTCCGAGAGCCTCACCACCGGAGGCAGCATCCACCCGATCAGCGACTGTGCGTGGGACGAGCGAGCCGTGACCTGGAGCAACCAGCCGGCGATTGACGGTCCGGCGCTCTTCACCGCGGGGCCGGTGGCGCGCGGGCAGGTGGTGGACTTCGACGTGACCTCGGCGGTGTCGGGCGACGGCGTCTACTGCTTCGCGCTCGACAACCCCACGAACGACGG
- a CDS encoding type II toxin-antitoxin system Phd/YefM family antitoxin, protein MARARRSEILKRVPLSEVKDDLSRYLRRAAEAPIIVTRHGRPAGILIGFASEEDWFDYQLENDPRFVRRVERARESLRSGRGVPIDDV, encoded by the coding sequence ATGGCTCGAGCGAGAAGGTCTGAAATCCTGAAGCGCGTCCCGCTGTCCGAGGTGAAGGACGATCTGTCCCGCTACCTCCGACGCGCCGCGGAAGCTCCGATCATCGTCACGCGCCACGGACGCCCGGCGGGGATCCTCATCGGGTTCGCCTCCGAAGAGGACTGGTTCGACTACCAGCTCGAGAACGACCCGCGGTTCGTGCGTCGGGTCGAGAGGGCACGAGAGAGCCTCCGCAGCGGCCGGGGTGTCCCCATCGACGACGTGTGA